Proteins encoded in a region of the Tribolium castaneum strain GA2 chromosome 7, icTriCast1.1, whole genome shotgun sequence genome:
- the Cpap1-j gene encoding cuticular protein analogous to peritrophins 1-J isoform X1, translated as MDRSASTMARYHLLKLGLAILVYFTRSMGCLETEERKFNEEDLVFYQGVTGKPGVDFPVLSHIPRTTFNCRNVDSGYYADLETDCQVFHICEEGKKISFLCPNGTIFQQSELICEWWFKVNCTDSPNFYEESAEQLREDNARRKASRRVLQNHGAVMRTEEHSSVSASQNGRKFNVGTTFQETNDLARAPSSDFVRDQKKKGRKPVQFQTQSIEERKSFDDQKVVPSKNHRANERINQNGAVPQHQEVRNNSARSYNQFGTTRQEVVPNNQRNGGRKVVQGSQDQNQKFETNAKGFGTSVVPNRQEKEQHSNPNFQQYSNFHNQNSGFGTTSDFKKMVPSQFNTQQSQQERKNIKTFGTKEVVSNQFNNGQSAQNTFSNSTNREEEINPFFNNGFQDSNTNSAESTDKKSNVSNFSQSFSHRNFNVDEKRTTFSSSTTTTPRSTTKVPPTSSNLQNHNQDYHQIKNLNIEGKGGTIKQTSTVPLTRNDLVNRRLEPNDSDESQITQETSSFYKNSFNRIDQTIKTTSNPHPNHRSTYSEIKEPKFHSTKAYTSLSSVTPQYLTTQPINNGRPFVGSQVGTTLRGFGTKPPTTTPVVPTEIFNVGRTDKSLKPIALSTLSTFTPLPPLDLTVPSQGSFNTGTPSPKTESSTRVIDHATVYGKFVKSGATTPTTGRTKILLSKSVFGTTPKTSAEILSTSDSYNRGNSQVRFFGKVQTTTKIPGVQIISKSDGTTTKPAEILSTSNSYNRGNSQVQFFGKVQTTANLNSISTTQKPFSSSTPTVLPLSFGTTSSTIGTTVKPTVPGFFVTKNVIPKSEIARPRPFQLPPEPDFGQPIFGTTQNLVTTLKPTYPTYKISSASPFSGPSTPEPTLPTPFATTQVLPSTFETVDSMITALAEMANSNNYTENPRPGLVIPPSAGPQTLHTLAQYFANALDGIATEKEDEEDGDEENLTKVELEKKKLTELLTQMTMNRYNELFPEDESTTTVVPNDLEGQHSKSPATPAPKVRQLAKVFTQALSSYLDDPATFKKVLEEVRPTEPPALDETTDLPDDELLNFSDADTKSSYSPFFPPKLPAVRPTWGYLIAYNTTPHNLDVKNSIGGTEENLQGADSQSFVSQFNKLQNQKESTTRSSVLLPEDHWTTSPDATKLWKTAFSFDPASINHNFGTTEPTIGTTTEEVVPAREVRYELHALPKLDLNSTQVHGILIDFMNTTKQDEDNRLQRILRKLNTTEDEFLAKMKEIEANPLTRRLILLLISECGNSTQAVPLHTLLIQNSTEVLQTSSSTHGFKNIDPSLDNDSQDARALQLLNSLYTIASRFGK; from the exons ATGGATAG GAGTGCGTCCACCATGGCTAGGTACCACCTTCTCAAATTGG GATTGGCTATACTGGTGTATTTTACGCGGTCGATG gGTTGTTTGGAAACTGAAGAGAGGAAATTTAATGAAGAAGACTTAGTTTTCTATCAGGGAGTTACAGGAAAACCAGGTGTTGACTTCCCGGTACTATCACATATTCCGCGTACTACCTTTAATTGCCGAAACGTTGATTCGGGTTATTATGCCGATTTGGAAACGGACTGTCAa gttTTCCACATTTGTGAAGAAGGGAAGAAAATTTCGTTCCTGTGCCCTAACGGTACCATCTTCCAACAGTCGGAACTTATCTGCGAGTGGTGGTTCAAGGTCAATTGTACCGATTCGCCCAATTTTTACGAAGAAAGTGCCGAACAGTTAAGGGAAGATAACGCAAGAAGAAAAGCTTCAAGAAGAGTACTACAAAACCATGGTGCTGTTATGCGAACTGAAGAACATTCTTCGGTTTCTGCGAGTCAGAATGGACGCAAATTTAACGTTGGTACCACTTTTCAAGAGACCAATGATTTAGCAAGAGCTCCAAGTTCCGACTTTGTGAGGGATCAGAAAAAGAAGGGTAGAAAACCGGTGCAATTCCAGACGCAATCAATTGAAGAACGGAAGAGTTTTGATGATCAAAAGGTGGTACCAAGTAAAAATCATCGAGCGAACGAACGAATTAATCAAAATGGTGCAGTACCACAGCATCAAGAAGTTCGAAATAACAGTGCCAGAAGTTATAACCAGTTTGGTACTACCAGACAAGAAGTAGTACCAAACAATCAACGTAATGGAGGCAGGAAGGTGGTTCAAGGATCACAAGACCAAAACCAGAAGTttgaaacaaatgccaaaggATTTGGTACTTCAGTGGTACCAAATAGGCAGGAGAAAGAACAACATTCTAATCCTAATTTTCAACAATATAGCAACTTTCACAACCAAAATAGTGGATTTGGCACCACTAGCGACTTTAAGAAAATGGTACCTAGTCAATTCAACACTCAACAAAGTCAGCAAGaaaggaaaaatataaaaactttcGGTACTAAAGAAGTTGTATCAAATCAATTTAACAATGGACAATCGGCacaaaatacttttagtaaTAGTACAAACAGAGAGGAGGAGATTAACCCATTTTTCAATAACGGGTTCCAAGACTCAAACACAAATAGTGCCGAAAGTACCGACAAAAAATCGAATGTTTCCAACTTCTCTCAATCGTTCAGTCATCGAAATTTTAATGTAGATGAGAAACGAACAACGTTTAGTTCCAGTACCACCACCACGCCACGGAGTACCACTAAAGTACCACCCACGAGCTCTAACTTGCAAAACCATAATCAAGATTAccaccaaattaaaaatttaaatattgaagGGAAGGGTGGTACCATCAAACAAACAAGTACCGTACCCTTGACGCGGAACGACTTAGTGAACCGACGACTGGAACCCAACGACTCTGATGAGTCTCAAATTACGCAAGAAACGTCTTCGTTTTACAAGAACTCGTTCAATCGAATCGACCAAACTATCAAAACTACCAGCAATCCGCACCCGAACCATCGTAGTACCTATAGCGAAATCAAGGAACCCAAATTTCACTCAACTAAGGCTTATACATCGCTTTCTTCAGTCACCCCACAATATTTGACCACTCAACCTATAAATAACGGACGGCCCTTTGTAGGTAGCCAGGTCGGTACCACCTTGCGAGGGTTTGGTACCAAACCACCAACAACTACCCCGGTGGTACCAACAGAAATATTTAATGTTGGTCGTACCGATAAGTCTTTAAAACCAATCGCTTTGTCTACACTGTCTACTTTTACACCTTTGCCACCGCTTGATTTGACGGTACCATCGCAAGGTTCCTTTAACACGGGTACCCCGAGCCCTAAAACTGAGAGTAGTACTAGGGTTATAGACCACGCTACGGTTTATggtaaatttgttaaaagtgGAGCCACAACTCCCACAACAGGACGTACCAAAATTTTGCTATCAAAATCAGTTTTTGGTACCACCCCTAAGACATCAGCCGAAATTTTAAGTACCTCTGATAGCTACAATCGGGGTAATTCGCAAGTCAGATTTTTCGGGAAAGTTCAAACCACGACTAAAATACCAGGCGtccaaattatttcgaaatcgGATGGTACCACTACAAAACCGGCCGAAATTTTGAGTACCTCTAACAGTTACAATCGGGGTAATTCGCAAGTTcaattttttggcaaagtcCAAACTACGGCCAATTTGAACTCAATTAGTACCACTCAGAAACCATTCAGTAGTAGCACACCAACTGTACTACCTTTATCGTTTGGCACTACTAGTAGTACCATTGGCACCACTGTAAAACCAACGGTTCCTGGGTTTTTCGTGACCAAAAATGTTATTCCGAAGAGTGAAATAGCCCGTCCTCGCCCATTCCAACTACCTCCAGAACCCGATTTTGGTCAACCCATTTTTGGTACCACCCAGAATTTGGTCACAACACTCAAACCAACGTATCCCACATACAAAATTTCGTCAGCGAGTCCATTTTCGGGACCTTCAACCCCAGAACCCACTCTTCCAACCCCATTCGCCACCACTCAGGTACTACCTTCAACTTTTGAAACCGTGGACAGTATGATCACAGCTTTGGCTGAAATGGCCAATAGTAATAACTACACCGAAAATCCAAGACCCGGACTTGTGATTCCTCCGTCAGCCGGTCCCCAAACCCTCCACACACTTGCACAGTACTTTGCAAATGCCCTGGATGGAATAGCAacggaaaaagaagacgaagAAGACGGTGATGAAGAAAACTTGACCAAAGTCGAGCTCGAGAAGAAAAAACTGACAGAACTACTGACTCAAATGACAATGAACCGGTACAACGAGCTCTTCCCCGAGGATGAAAGTACCACCACGGTGGTACCCAACGACTTGGAAGGCCAACACTCCAAAAGTCCAGCAACCCCAGCACCAAAAGTGCGTCAACTGGCTAAAGTTTTCACCCAAGCCCTTTCGTCCTATTTGGACGACCCAGCGACCTTCAAAAAAGTACTTGAAGAGGTACGACCCACGGAACCACCAGCACTGGACGAAACCACCGATTTACCAGACGACGAGTTGTTGAACTTCTCGGACGCTGACACCAAATCTAGTTATTCGCCCTTTTTCCCACCCAAATTACCAGCGGTACGACCTACATGGGGGTACCTCATTGCCTACAACACAACCCCACATAATCTAGACGTCAAGAACTCAATCGGAGGAACGGAAGAAAACTTGCAAGGAGCAGACAGCCAGTCATTTGTGTCCCAATTCAACAAATTGCAAAACCAGAAAGAAAGCACCACCAGAAGCTCGGTACTACTTCCAGAAGATCACTGGACGACGTCTCCTGACGCTACCAAGCTGTGGAAAACTGCGTTTTCCTTTGATCCAGCTTCAATCAACCATAATTTTGGCACCACTGAACCTACCATTGGTACTACCACCGAAGAAGTAGTACCAGCACGCGAAGTTCGCTACGAATTGCACGCTTTACCAAAACTTGACTTAAACTCGACTCAGGTTCATGGTATTTTGATCGATTTTATGAATACGACCAAACAGGATGAAGATAACCGATTACAAAGGATTTTGCGTAAACTTAACACTACCGAAGATgagtttttggcaaaaatgaaggaaatcGAGGCAAATCCGTTAACTCGAAGGCTGATTCTTCTCCTGATTAGTGAGTGCGGTAACAGTACCCAAGCGGTACCGCTCCATACCCTCCTCATCCAAAATAGTACCGAGGTGCTTCAAACGTCGAGTAGTACCCATGGGTTCAAGAACATTGATCCGAGTCTGGATAATGACAGTCAGGACGCAAGGGCGTTGCAATTGTTGAATTCTTTGTATACTATAGCTTCGAGGTTTGGTAAATGA
- the Cpap1-j gene encoding cuticular protein analogous to peritrophins 1-J isoform X2: protein MARYHLLKLGLAILVYFTRSMGCLETEERKFNEEDLVFYQGVTGKPGVDFPVLSHIPRTTFNCRNVDSGYYADLETDCQVFHICEEGKKISFLCPNGTIFQQSELICEWWFKVNCTDSPNFYEESAEQLREDNARRKASRRVLQNHGAVMRTEEHSSVSASQNGRKFNVGTTFQETNDLARAPSSDFVRDQKKKGRKPVQFQTQSIEERKSFDDQKVVPSKNHRANERINQNGAVPQHQEVRNNSARSYNQFGTTRQEVVPNNQRNGGRKVVQGSQDQNQKFETNAKGFGTSVVPNRQEKEQHSNPNFQQYSNFHNQNSGFGTTSDFKKMVPSQFNTQQSQQERKNIKTFGTKEVVSNQFNNGQSAQNTFSNSTNREEEINPFFNNGFQDSNTNSAESTDKKSNVSNFSQSFSHRNFNVDEKRTTFSSSTTTTPRSTTKVPPTSSNLQNHNQDYHQIKNLNIEGKGGTIKQTSTVPLTRNDLVNRRLEPNDSDESQITQETSSFYKNSFNRIDQTIKTTSNPHPNHRSTYSEIKEPKFHSTKAYTSLSSVTPQYLTTQPINNGRPFVGSQVGTTLRGFGTKPPTTTPVVPTEIFNVGRTDKSLKPIALSTLSTFTPLPPLDLTVPSQGSFNTGTPSPKTESSTRVIDHATVYGKFVKSGATTPTTGRTKILLSKSVFGTTPKTSAEILSTSDSYNRGNSQVRFFGKVQTTTKIPGVQIISKSDGTTTKPAEILSTSNSYNRGNSQVQFFGKVQTTANLNSISTTQKPFSSSTPTVLPLSFGTTSSTIGTTVKPTVPGFFVTKNVIPKSEIARPRPFQLPPEPDFGQPIFGTTQNLVTTLKPTYPTYKISSASPFSGPSTPEPTLPTPFATTQVLPSTFETVDSMITALAEMANSNNYTENPRPGLVIPPSAGPQTLHTLAQYFANALDGIATEKEDEEDGDEENLTKVELEKKKLTELLTQMTMNRYNELFPEDESTTTVVPNDLEGQHSKSPATPAPKVRQLAKVFTQALSSYLDDPATFKKVLEEVRPTEPPALDETTDLPDDELLNFSDADTKSSYSPFFPPKLPAVRPTWGYLIAYNTTPHNLDVKNSIGGTEENLQGADSQSFVSQFNKLQNQKESTTRSSVLLPEDHWTTSPDATKLWKTAFSFDPASINHNFGTTEPTIGTTTEEVVPAREVRYELHALPKLDLNSTQVHGILIDFMNTTKQDEDNRLQRILRKLNTTEDEFLAKMKEIEANPLTRRLILLLISECGNSTQAVPLHTLLIQNSTEVLQTSSSTHGFKNIDPSLDNDSQDARALQLLNSLYTIASRFGK from the exons ATGGCTAGGTACCACCTTCTCAAATTGG GATTGGCTATACTGGTGTATTTTACGCGGTCGATG gGTTGTTTGGAAACTGAAGAGAGGAAATTTAATGAAGAAGACTTAGTTTTCTATCAGGGAGTTACAGGAAAACCAGGTGTTGACTTCCCGGTACTATCACATATTCCGCGTACTACCTTTAATTGCCGAAACGTTGATTCGGGTTATTATGCCGATTTGGAAACGGACTGTCAa gttTTCCACATTTGTGAAGAAGGGAAGAAAATTTCGTTCCTGTGCCCTAACGGTACCATCTTCCAACAGTCGGAACTTATCTGCGAGTGGTGGTTCAAGGTCAATTGTACCGATTCGCCCAATTTTTACGAAGAAAGTGCCGAACAGTTAAGGGAAGATAACGCAAGAAGAAAAGCTTCAAGAAGAGTACTACAAAACCATGGTGCTGTTATGCGAACTGAAGAACATTCTTCGGTTTCTGCGAGTCAGAATGGACGCAAATTTAACGTTGGTACCACTTTTCAAGAGACCAATGATTTAGCAAGAGCTCCAAGTTCCGACTTTGTGAGGGATCAGAAAAAGAAGGGTAGAAAACCGGTGCAATTCCAGACGCAATCAATTGAAGAACGGAAGAGTTTTGATGATCAAAAGGTGGTACCAAGTAAAAATCATCGAGCGAACGAACGAATTAATCAAAATGGTGCAGTACCACAGCATCAAGAAGTTCGAAATAACAGTGCCAGAAGTTATAACCAGTTTGGTACTACCAGACAAGAAGTAGTACCAAACAATCAACGTAATGGAGGCAGGAAGGTGGTTCAAGGATCACAAGACCAAAACCAGAAGTttgaaacaaatgccaaaggATTTGGTACTTCAGTGGTACCAAATAGGCAGGAGAAAGAACAACATTCTAATCCTAATTTTCAACAATATAGCAACTTTCACAACCAAAATAGTGGATTTGGCACCACTAGCGACTTTAAGAAAATGGTACCTAGTCAATTCAACACTCAACAAAGTCAGCAAGaaaggaaaaatataaaaactttcGGTACTAAAGAAGTTGTATCAAATCAATTTAACAATGGACAATCGGCacaaaatacttttagtaaTAGTACAAACAGAGAGGAGGAGATTAACCCATTTTTCAATAACGGGTTCCAAGACTCAAACACAAATAGTGCCGAAAGTACCGACAAAAAATCGAATGTTTCCAACTTCTCTCAATCGTTCAGTCATCGAAATTTTAATGTAGATGAGAAACGAACAACGTTTAGTTCCAGTACCACCACCACGCCACGGAGTACCACTAAAGTACCACCCACGAGCTCTAACTTGCAAAACCATAATCAAGATTAccaccaaattaaaaatttaaatattgaagGGAAGGGTGGTACCATCAAACAAACAAGTACCGTACCCTTGACGCGGAACGACTTAGTGAACCGACGACTGGAACCCAACGACTCTGATGAGTCTCAAATTACGCAAGAAACGTCTTCGTTTTACAAGAACTCGTTCAATCGAATCGACCAAACTATCAAAACTACCAGCAATCCGCACCCGAACCATCGTAGTACCTATAGCGAAATCAAGGAACCCAAATTTCACTCAACTAAGGCTTATACATCGCTTTCTTCAGTCACCCCACAATATTTGACCACTCAACCTATAAATAACGGACGGCCCTTTGTAGGTAGCCAGGTCGGTACCACCTTGCGAGGGTTTGGTACCAAACCACCAACAACTACCCCGGTGGTACCAACAGAAATATTTAATGTTGGTCGTACCGATAAGTCTTTAAAACCAATCGCTTTGTCTACACTGTCTACTTTTACACCTTTGCCACCGCTTGATTTGACGGTACCATCGCAAGGTTCCTTTAACACGGGTACCCCGAGCCCTAAAACTGAGAGTAGTACTAGGGTTATAGACCACGCTACGGTTTATggtaaatttgttaaaagtgGAGCCACAACTCCCACAACAGGACGTACCAAAATTTTGCTATCAAAATCAGTTTTTGGTACCACCCCTAAGACATCAGCCGAAATTTTAAGTACCTCTGATAGCTACAATCGGGGTAATTCGCAAGTCAGATTTTTCGGGAAAGTTCAAACCACGACTAAAATACCAGGCGtccaaattatttcgaaatcgGATGGTACCACTACAAAACCGGCCGAAATTTTGAGTACCTCTAACAGTTACAATCGGGGTAATTCGCAAGTTcaattttttggcaaagtcCAAACTACGGCCAATTTGAACTCAATTAGTACCACTCAGAAACCATTCAGTAGTAGCACACCAACTGTACTACCTTTATCGTTTGGCACTACTAGTAGTACCATTGGCACCACTGTAAAACCAACGGTTCCTGGGTTTTTCGTGACCAAAAATGTTATTCCGAAGAGTGAAATAGCCCGTCCTCGCCCATTCCAACTACCTCCAGAACCCGATTTTGGTCAACCCATTTTTGGTACCACCCAGAATTTGGTCACAACACTCAAACCAACGTATCCCACATACAAAATTTCGTCAGCGAGTCCATTTTCGGGACCTTCAACCCCAGAACCCACTCTTCCAACCCCATTCGCCACCACTCAGGTACTACCTTCAACTTTTGAAACCGTGGACAGTATGATCACAGCTTTGGCTGAAATGGCCAATAGTAATAACTACACCGAAAATCCAAGACCCGGACTTGTGATTCCTCCGTCAGCCGGTCCCCAAACCCTCCACACACTTGCACAGTACTTTGCAAATGCCCTGGATGGAATAGCAacggaaaaagaagacgaagAAGACGGTGATGAAGAAAACTTGACCAAAGTCGAGCTCGAGAAGAAAAAACTGACAGAACTACTGACTCAAATGACAATGAACCGGTACAACGAGCTCTTCCCCGAGGATGAAAGTACCACCACGGTGGTACCCAACGACTTGGAAGGCCAACACTCCAAAAGTCCAGCAACCCCAGCACCAAAAGTGCGTCAACTGGCTAAAGTTTTCACCCAAGCCCTTTCGTCCTATTTGGACGACCCAGCGACCTTCAAAAAAGTACTTGAAGAGGTACGACCCACGGAACCACCAGCACTGGACGAAACCACCGATTTACCAGACGACGAGTTGTTGAACTTCTCGGACGCTGACACCAAATCTAGTTATTCGCCCTTTTTCCCACCCAAATTACCAGCGGTACGACCTACATGGGGGTACCTCATTGCCTACAACACAACCCCACATAATCTAGACGTCAAGAACTCAATCGGAGGAACGGAAGAAAACTTGCAAGGAGCAGACAGCCAGTCATTTGTGTCCCAATTCAACAAATTGCAAAACCAGAAAGAAAGCACCACCAGAAGCTCGGTACTACTTCCAGAAGATCACTGGACGACGTCTCCTGACGCTACCAAGCTGTGGAAAACTGCGTTTTCCTTTGATCCAGCTTCAATCAACCATAATTTTGGCACCACTGAACCTACCATTGGTACTACCACCGAAGAAGTAGTACCAGCACGCGAAGTTCGCTACGAATTGCACGCTTTACCAAAACTTGACTTAAACTCGACTCAGGTTCATGGTATTTTGATCGATTTTATGAATACGACCAAACAGGATGAAGATAACCGATTACAAAGGATTTTGCGTAAACTTAACACTACCGAAGATgagtttttggcaaaaatgaaggaaatcGAGGCAAATCCGTTAACTCGAAGGCTGATTCTTCTCCTGATTAGTGAGTGCGGTAACAGTACCCAAGCGGTACCGCTCCATACCCTCCTCATCCAAAATAGTACCGAGGTGCTTCAAACGTCGAGTAGTACCCATGGGTTCAAGAACATTGATCCGAGTCTGGATAATGACAGTCAGGACGCAAGGGCGTTGCAATTGTTGAATTCTTTGTATACTATAGCTTCGAGGTTTGGTAAATGA